In one Microtus ochrogaster isolate Prairie Vole_2 chromosome 6 unlocalized genomic scaffold, MicOch1.0 chr6_random_2, whole genome shotgun sequence genomic region, the following are encoded:
- the LOC101979428 gene encoding major histocompatibility complex class I-related gene protein: MLLFPLLTVLWVQHSHARTHSLRYFLLAVSHPGPGVPEFISVGYVDSHPITTYDSVTRQKEPRAPWMAENLAPDHWERYTQLLRSWQQTFKEELKGLQKHYNHSGLHTYQMIGCELLEDGSTTGFLQYAYDGQDFIIFNKDTLSWVVVDNVAQITKQTWEANLHELQYQKNWLEKECIAWLKRFLEYGKDTLERTGKEEREPCSHIPRKTGFVSNFLFCRCYLLCAEIHLLVGLF, translated from the exons GGACTCACTCTCTGAGATATTTTCTTCTGGCTGTTTCACACCCTGGCCCTGGAGTCCCTGAGTTTATCTCTGTTGGGTACGTGGACTCACACCCTATCACTACATACGACAGTGTCACCCGGCAGAAGGAGCCAAGGGCTCCATGGATGGCAGAGAACCTGGCACCTGATCACTGGGAAAGGTATACTCAGCTGCTGAGGAGCTGGCAGCAGACATTCAAGGAGGAACTGAAGGGCCTACAGAAGCACTACAACCACTCAG GGCTTCACACTTACCAGATGATTGGCTGTGAGTTGCTGGAAGATGGCAGCACCACAGGGTTTCTCCAATATGCATATGACGGACAAGATTTCATCATCTTCAATAAAGACACCCTCTCCTGGGTGGTTGTAGATAATGTAGCTCAAATCACCAAGCAGACATGGGAGGCCAACCTGCATGAGTTGCAATACCAAAAGAACTGGCTGGAAAAGGAATGCAttgcctggctcaagaggttccTGGAGTATGGAAAAGATACCCTAGAAAGGACAGGTAAGGAGGAGAGAGAACCTTGCTCTCACATCCCTAGAAAAACTGGCTTTGTGTCTAACTTCCTCTTCTGCAGGTGCTATTTACTCTGTGCTGAAATCCATCTCTTGGTTGGACTGTTctga